DNA sequence from the Paenibacillus physcomitrellae genome:
GATGCTGAAGGAAGGGATTGGCCGGCACATACCTTTCCAGCAGTTCAGCCATCAATAAACCTTCCCTTAAAGCTTCATCAGACCTGAGCCAGCGGATGAGCTCATGTTCATTGACCGCCCAGGCTTGTTCATCCTTGCGGGTCAACCCCAGGGCAAGCGCCATATCCAGCAGTACAGCGGCGGCAGGCGGATAATCATCCTGCTCGGGATAACTCAGCTGTAAGCCGCCCAAATCTTCATCCGACAGACTGAACAGCCCTGTAAACTTAGAAAGCGCCCGCTGCTGCACCCTGCCTTTGGCCGTTAGAGGCAGCGCCCCTTTGGCAATGCCGGAAAGTACCCGCAGCAAATCATGAGCTAGCCCGCGTTTAGCTTCCTTTAGAAGCTTGACGTGGCCTTGCAGGCGCTCGTTCCGGCTCTGGTCCGCTTCAAGCAGCAAAAATGACTTTTGCTGAATTTCAAAATAAGCCTGAAGCGAAAGAGCATAAAGCGGTTCCCCCCATCCTCTGCTCATTGTATTCACCAGACCGGCCCGCCGAAGCAGATGAAGACCGTAAACCAGCTCGGCAGCCGGGCAATAAGCCGTTGCCTGTCCTTCCAGCTGTTCAATCGAAAAGGGCTGGGCGGCAAACCGGATAAAAAGGATTTCCAGCACTCGTTCCATAAGCTTTTCGTCCAACATTTATGCCTCCCTTTGCGTTTGCTGCCGTTCCCCTTGAAGCTCCTGCTCCTCCATGTTGACCACGGTATATTCGTATCCTTGTTCGACCAGAAACAGCTGCCTTCTTCTTGCAAACTCTTCTTCCCGGGTTTGGGCGGAAACAAGGCTGTAGAAAAAGGCGCGGTTATCTCCCCTTTTAGGTCTCAGAATCCGCCCGAGCCGCTGGGCTTCTTCCTGTCTTGAGCCGTAGCTTCCGGAGATCTGGATGGCCACGGAGGCGTCAGGCAGATCTACCGCGAAGTTTGCAACTTTGGAAACGGCCAGTACGCGAATATCACCGGCGCGAAATCCGGTATAAAGAGCACTCCGCTGCTGCTGCGTAGACGCTCCCGTTATTAACGGGATTTTTAGCTCCAAGGCTAACTGTTCCAGCTGATCTACATACTGGCCGATGATCAGGATTTGCCGGCCCTCGTGCCTGTTCATAAGCTGACGTACGGCGGCTGTCTTATCGGGATTTTCCGCAGCCGTTCTGTATTGCTCTTTCCTTCCCATCCGTTCATAAAGATTTCGAACTTCCCGGGGAAGCGGTATGCGGATCTCCTGGCAGTCGACTTCCGCTATCCAGCCCTGACCCTCCAGTTCCTTCCAGGCGACTTCCTTCTGTTTGGGACCAATAAGCGAAAAAACATCCTGCTCACAGCCGTCCTCCCGGACGAGTGTCGCCGTCAGTCCTAGCCTTCTTGTCGCCTGGATATCGGCGGTTGCCCGAAACACCGGCGCCGGGAGCAGGTGTACTTCGTCGTAAATGATCAGGCCCCAATTACGACCGCTGAGCAGCGGCAAGTGCCTGAACCCTTCCTCCTTGCGCGTCCGGTGGGTTAAGATTTGGTAGGTGGAGACCGTTACCGGCCTGACTTCCTTGCGTTCTCCTGAATATTCGCCGATTAATTCAGGGACCAGCGTCGTTTTATTCTGGAGCTCCTGAATCCACTGCCGGACTGAAGTAATGTTTGAGGTAAGGATCAGCGTTTCGCATTGAAGCCGCTGCATAGCCCCGATTCCGATGACTGTTTTCCCCGCTCCACACGGCAATACAAGCACTCCGCTTCCCGCAAGCTCTGAACTTGTTTTACTGCTTCCGGCAAACGCCTCTATGCAGGCCCGCTGGTAATCCCTTAGCTGGAAAGGACTTCCGTCTGGCAGCACCGGCTTCAGCTCCAAAGGAAGCGATGTCCCTTTCCGGTAGCCGACTTTATCAAGCACAGGATACCCCATTCTGGTCAGCTCCTGTTTAAGCAAACCGCGGCTGGCCGCCGGGACGTACACCTTTCCCTGGTCCGCCGGGGACAACCCCAGCCCTTGCAGAGATGGACTTTGCAGAAGCCGGCCCAGCATCTCTTCCGCCCCCTGCCGCGCTTCCAATACGAGGATCGTTTGCTCAGGACCTGAAGACTTCAGCTCTAATTGGCCGTATCTGTCCATCCAGACCTTTACATTCTCCTCAACTTTAGCCGGAACTGGCCAACGGGATAAAAACCGGAGCTTCTCTAATACGCTTGCCTCCGTCTCCCCTAAAGCCGCCGCGTGCCACAGCGACAGCGGCGTAAGCCGGTAAGTGTGAAACAGAGCCGGTGTCTTTAACAGCTCGGCAATCTGCCCGAGCGTTTGACGGCCCGCTTCATATTCAGCATGCGCCGTCTCGAGCAGAATGGTGTGATCATTTTGTACGATACATGCGCCTTGTCCTTTCATCCTTGTACCTCCTCCGCTTTGCCGCCAGATGGCAGGGCGTTAATGGAAATAATAACGGAGCAAAGAAAAAAAGCCCTCCGCAAGTAGCGGGGGCTTTCGTGCTGCATGTCTGCCGTTAATTTTCCGTATCTCTCACGAAAATCAAATTGGCCCTGATTAGTAGAGTTTCCCAATTTTGCGGCAGTCATGCATCGGACGGGTTATTTGGGTTCCCATTCGTCCATATAATTCTCAGTCAGTGAAATCAGGATGGCGGCCGCATGGGCCATCGCCTCTTCGTCCAGATCAAACTTCGGATGGTGATGCGGATACTCCGCGCCTTTCTCCGGATTCCCGGCCCCAACCAGAATGAAGCAGCCCGGCACCTGCTGTAAATAATAAGCAAAATCTTCGGCCGGCATAATCGGCGGAGTTAATTCCGTCTTTAATCCTTCCAACTGTCCGGCCACCTTGAAGAAACGATTTGTTTCGGTTTCATCGTTAACCAGCGTAGGGTATCCCGGAATGTACTCCAGCACCACTTCCGCTTCGTAAGACTGGGCCGTGAATTCTACAACGGAAGCAATCCGTTTCTGAATCAGCTTTCTGGCCGTTTCACTAAAGCAGCGAACCGTTCCGGCCAGACGCGCCCGTTCGGCGATTACATTTTGCACAGTCCCCGCCTGAAAAGAACCGATGGTGACCACCGCCGGATCAAGCGGGTTCACCGAACGGCTCACGATGCTTTGCAGCTGCATGACCATCGCCGAGCCGACCACGACACTGTCCACGGTCTTGTGGGGCATACCGCCATGTCCGCCGCGTCCATGAATGTTTACAAAGAATTCATCCGTCGAAGCCATCATCGGCCCGGGGGCCGAAGCTGCAGTTCCTACAGGAATGGGCGTCCATAAATGTACGCCGTAAACAACATCTACGCCATCCAGCGCACCGTCTTTAATCATGGGCAGGGCTCCGCCCGGGCAAACCTCTTCCGCCGGTTGAAACAGCAGCCGGATTTCCCCTTGAATTTGCTCCCTGCGGGCGGCAAAATATTCGGCTACCCCCAATAGAACAGCCGTATGTCCGTCATGGCCGCATGCATGCATTATGCCAGGGACCTCGGATTTGTACTCGACTTCTTTCTCATCCTGAATCGGCAGCGCATCCATATCCGCTCTTAACGCAACCACCGGTCCCGGCCGGCTGCCTTTAATGATTCCAACTACTCCATGGCCGCCAACCTGCGTTTTGTGTTCGATACCTGCCTTGTTCAGCACATCCGCTATGTATGCCGAAGTTGCCTGTTCCTGATAAGATAACTCGGGATGACGATGCAGATAACGTCTGCGCTCTACCATCACCGGATACAAGTGCTCGATCTCTCCCCGTCCCATAGCTTATACCTCCGCCTGGCAGCCGGCCGTCCTGGCCCGGCTTTTTTCTAATATTGTAACAGAAATCCAAAGCAATAGGACACGATAGCAAAAATCCGCACCATCACGCTGCAAAAGCCGCTTCGTCCAGCCCGGTCCATGCTTGCGCAAGCCTGATAAACATACTATCATGGTAATTAATGAAAACTTATGGTATTTGCTAGTTTAATAGTTAGGAGGATGTTCATGCACATGGATAACGGGAACGGAGATTCAGACAAGATCACGACTTACAGCACTGGCTCTACCGATCCGCTGCGCGGCTCTCATTCCAGCCGCTTGACTGATCATGAACATTCCGGGAGCAAGTTCGGCGGGTGGATAAACAGATGAGACGTACAAATACAAATAACGATGCTAGAAGACAGCCTGAACAGCTAAACGAAAGCAAACGCGGAACACCGGATTTTCAGCTGCTGGTCTTGACTTTGCTGCTTGTCGGATTCGGTTTGGTTATGGTGTTCAGTTCGAGTTCCAGTATCGCCGTTATTAACAGTGATTTTAATAATGATTCGATGTATTTTGTCAAAAGACAGCTGCTGTTTGCCATAGGCGGCGTAATCGCAATGTTTATTACGATGAACATTCCGTTTCAACGGTATAAAAAGCTGTTCGTGCCGGTTTTTATTGTGGTCATCATTATTTTGCTGCTTATGCCGTTTATCGGCTCGCTGCGCAACGGCTCCCGTAGCTGGCTGATCCTTGGTCCGATCAGTATCCAGCCTACGGAATTTGCCAAAATCACGATCATCTTATATCTGGCGGCGCTGATTACGAAGAAAGGGGAACGGTTCCGGGATCTGCGGACCGGCTATATCCCCGTAACGTTGATCGTCGGTTTCGTGGCCGGATTAATCATGCTGCAGCCCGATTTCGGTTCCTGCCTGATTCTGGTCGCTACCTCCGGATTGATCATATTTACAGGTGGCGCCAATCTGAAGCATATCATGGCTTCACTGCTGCTTCTTGCGATTGGGGCCGGCATCGTGCTGGGCGCCAAAGCCCTCATTGACGGGCTGCACTCCTCCGGAGCTGCCGATTCGATCACCTCCGGTTATAAAGCCGGCCGTTTCCAGGCCTTTATCGATCCTTTCAAAGATCCGAAAGGCTATGGATGGAACCTGCTCCAATCCTTGACGGCAATCGGTCATGGCGGAATGACCGGAACAGGCTTCGGACAAAGCATTCAGAAGCTGCACTA
Encoded proteins:
- a CDS encoding DNA repair helicase XPB, yielding MKGQGACIVQNDHTILLETAHAEYEAGRQTLGQIAELLKTPALFHTYRLTPLSLWHAAALGETEASVLEKLRFLSRWPVPAKVEENVKVWMDRYGQLELKSSGPEQTILVLEARQGAEEMLGRLLQSPSLQGLGLSPADQGKVYVPAASRGLLKQELTRMGYPVLDKVGYRKGTSLPLELKPVLPDGSPFQLRDYQRACIEAFAGSSKTSSELAGSGVLVLPCGAGKTVIGIGAMQRLQCETLILTSNITSVRQWIQELQNKTTLVPELIGEYSGERKEVRPVTVSTYQILTHRTRKEEGFRHLPLLSGRNWGLIIYDEVHLLPAPVFRATADIQATRRLGLTATLVREDGCEQDVFSLIGPKQKEVAWKELEGQGWIAEVDCQEIRIPLPREVRNLYERMGRKEQYRTAAENPDKTAAVRQLMNRHEGRQILIIGQYVDQLEQLALELKIPLITGASTQQQRSALYTGFRAGDIRVLAVSKVANFAVDLPDASVAIQISGSYGSRQEEAQRLGRILRPKRGDNRAFFYSLVSAQTREEEFARRRQLFLVEQGYEYTVVNMEEQELQGERQQTQREA
- a CDS encoding M20 metallopeptidase family protein — translated: MGRGEIEHLYPVMVERRRYLHRHPELSYQEQATSAYIADVLNKAGIEHKTQVGGHGVVGIIKGSRPGPVVALRADMDALPIQDEKEVEYKSEVPGIMHACGHDGHTAVLLGVAEYFAARREQIQGEIRLLFQPAEEVCPGGALPMIKDGALDGVDVVYGVHLWTPIPVGTAASAPGPMMASTDEFFVNIHGRGGHGGMPHKTVDSVVVGSAMVMQLQSIVSRSVNPLDPAVVTIGSFQAGTVQNVIAERARLAGTVRCFSETARKLIQKRIASVVEFTAQSYEAEVVLEYIPGYPTLVNDETETNRFFKVAGQLEGLKTELTPPIMPAEDFAYYLQQVPGCFILVGAGNPEKGAEYPHHHPKFDLDEEAMAHAAAILISLTENYMDEWEPK
- the ftsW gene encoding putative lipid II flippase FtsW, with translation MRRTNTNNDARRQPEQLNESKRGTPDFQLLVLTLLLVGFGLVMVFSSSSSIAVINSDFNNDSMYFVKRQLLFAIGGVIAMFITMNIPFQRYKKLFVPVFIVVIIILLLMPFIGSLRNGSRSWLILGPISIQPTEFAKITIILYLAALITKKGERFRDLRTGYIPVTLIVGFVAGLIMLQPDFGSCLILVATSGLIIFTGGANLKHIMASLLLLAIGAGIVLGAKALIDGLHSSGAADSITSGYKAGRFQAFIDPFKDPKGYGWNLLQSLTAIGHGGMTGTGFGQSIQKLHYLPNPYNDFIFSVIGEEFGFIGTLLFLIVYVYFIWRGLLVSLRCQDTFGTLVGVGIMGLIAIQAFVNIGGVTRTIPITGVTLPFISYGGSSLLVMMASMGIVLSISRSSVIIQKREVTKSVVIREDELNGRRQRYGRYETR